A window of the Streptomyces luomodiensis genome harbors these coding sequences:
- a CDS encoding DUF5719 family protein, whose translation MNRTTLSLIGAATALAAVTGVAALTGGSSDDPDPAAKAATRLPVQRSTLLCPTPSSSDVSTTTYTAYTPERDDVATKDGTAELLPAQSPPDDVSDPGDGDSKDDGDSKDAKDAKDADEDKGGDKAVLPLKEPGKPVTVEEDSADAPALIGTADGRFAPGWTVQQTTTVDAGSGRGLLGTACTAPDTDFWFPGVSTDKERQDFVHLTNPDDAAAEVDLKLYGPSGRLKPSTDESITVPPRSTVPVLLSTLTDQRAEGAALRVTARTGRIGAAVQAVDQKAGSDWLPASALPSASVTIPGIPEDVTSARLVVFAPGSDDADLKVRLAGPNNSITPAGHESLHVKSGMTAAIDLGDVTKGEPGSLLLTPEGGEGSATPVVAALQVTRGKGGDQETAFIPATGAIERGATAADNRTKGSTLSLVAPGAATKVRITASAGAGGGSPVSKTYEIKGGTTKALEPPHPASGKGSYAVTVERLSGGPVHASRMLALPEGGVPMFTIQALPDDRGTVAVPEADQDLSVLNGD comes from the coding sequence ATGAACCGCACCACCCTGTCCCTGATCGGCGCCGCCACGGCGCTGGCCGCCGTCACGGGCGTGGCCGCCCTCACCGGGGGCTCGTCCGATGACCCGGACCCCGCCGCGAAGGCCGCCACCCGGCTGCCCGTGCAGCGCTCGACGCTGCTGTGCCCGACGCCCTCCTCCTCGGACGTGAGCACCACCACCTACACCGCGTACACCCCCGAGCGGGACGACGTGGCCACCAAGGACGGCACCGCCGAACTGCTGCCCGCCCAGAGCCCCCCGGACGACGTGTCGGACCCCGGCGACGGCGACAGTAAGGACGACGGCGACAGCAAGGACGCCAAGGACGCCAAGGACGCCGATGAGGACAAGGGCGGCGACAAGGCCGTGCTGCCCCTGAAGGAGCCCGGTAAGCCCGTCACCGTGGAGGAGGACAGCGCGGACGCGCCCGCGCTCATCGGGACCGCCGACGGCCGCTTCGCGCCCGGCTGGACCGTCCAGCAGACCACCACGGTGGACGCGGGCAGCGGGCGCGGCCTTCTGGGCACCGCGTGCACGGCGCCCGACACCGACTTCTGGTTCCCCGGCGTCAGCACCGACAAGGAGCGCCAGGACTTCGTCCATCTGACGAACCCGGACGACGCCGCGGCCGAGGTGGATCTGAAGCTCTACGGACCGAGCGGCCGGCTGAAGCCCTCGACCGATGAGTCGATCACGGTCCCGCCCCGCTCCACGGTTCCGGTCCTGCTCTCGACCCTCACCGACCAGCGGGCGGAGGGCGCCGCGCTGCGTGTGACGGCCCGCACCGGCCGGATCGGCGCGGCCGTGCAGGCCGTGGACCAGAAGGCCGGCAGCGACTGGCTCCCCGCCTCCGCCCTGCCCTCGGCGAGCGTGACGATCCCCGGCATCCCGGAGGACGTCACCTCCGCGCGCCTGGTCGTCTTCGCGCCCGGGTCCGACGACGCGGACCTCAAGGTGCGGCTGGCCGGGCCGAACAACTCGATCACTCCGGCCGGACATGAGTCGCTGCACGTCAAGAGCGGGATGACGGCCGCGATAGACCTCGGCGACGTGACCAAGGGCGAGCCGGGCTCGCTGCTGCTCACCCCCGAGGGCGGCGAGGGCTCGGCCACACCGGTCGTGGCCGCCCTCCAGGTAACCCGAGGCAAGGGCGGCGACCAGGAGACGGCGTTCATCCCCGCGACCGGCGCGATCGAGCGCGGCGCCACCGCGGCCGACAACCGCACCAAGGGCTCGACGCTCTCCCTGGTGGCCCCGGGCGCGGCCACGAAGGTGCGGATCACCGCCTCCGCGGGCGCCGGCGGCGGCAGCCCGGTCAGCAAGACGTACGAGATCAAGGGCGGCACCACCAAGGCCCTGGAGCCGCCGCACCCGGCCTCGGGCAAGGGCTCGTACGCGGTGACGGTCGAGCGGCTCTCGGGCGGTCCGGTGCACGCCTCACGGATGCTGGCGCTGCCGGAGGGCGGGGTGCCGATGTTCACGATCCAGGCGCTGCCGGACGACCGGGGCACGGTCGCGGTGCCCGAAGCGGACCAGGACCTGTCCGTGCTCAACGGCGACTAG
- a CDS encoding phosphomannomutase/phosphoglucomutase yields MPDLSQIVKAYDVRGVVPDQWDESLSELFGAAFVRVTGADAIVIGHDMRPSSPGLARAFARGAASLGADVTEIGLCSTDQLYFASGHLGLPGAMFTASHNPARYNGIKMCRAGAAPIGQDSGLAEIRALVEEWAATGAPEAAAQAGTLTQRDVLADYGAHLRSLVDLTAIRPLKVVVDAGNGMGGHTVPSVFEGLPLELDALYFELDGTFPHHEANPLDPKNIVDLQARVRATGADIGLAFDGDADRCFVVDERGEPVSPSAITALVAARELAKHPGGTVIHNCITSWSVPEVVKESGGTPVRTRVGHSFIKAEMARTGAIFGGEHSAHYYFRDFWNADTGMLAALHVLAALGGQEGPLSGLVGQYDRYAASGEINSTVDDQTGRMAAVKAAYEGREGVELDELDGLTVTAADWWFNLRPSNTEPLLRLNVEARDAGTVAGVRDEVLSLVRA; encoded by the coding sequence GTGCCCGACTTGTCGCAGATCGTGAAGGCTTACGACGTGCGCGGTGTGGTCCCGGACCAGTGGGACGAGTCGCTCTCCGAACTCTTCGGCGCCGCCTTCGTCCGAGTGACCGGCGCGGACGCGATCGTCATCGGTCATGACATGCGCCCCTCCTCGCCCGGACTGGCGCGGGCCTTCGCACGCGGCGCCGCCTCGCTCGGAGCGGACGTGACCGAGATCGGACTGTGCTCGACCGATCAGCTGTACTTCGCGAGCGGACATCTCGGTCTGCCCGGCGCGATGTTCACCGCCAGCCACAACCCCGCGCGGTACAACGGCATCAAGATGTGCCGCGCGGGCGCCGCCCCCATCGGGCAGGACAGCGGGCTCGCCGAGATCCGCGCCCTGGTCGAGGAGTGGGCCGCCACCGGCGCGCCCGAGGCCGCCGCCCAGGCCGGCACCCTCACCCAGCGGGACGTCCTGGCCGACTACGGCGCCCATCTGCGCTCGCTGGTGGACCTGACCGCCATCCGGCCGCTGAAGGTCGTCGTGGACGCGGGCAACGGCATGGGCGGCCACACCGTCCCGAGCGTCTTCGAGGGGCTCCCGCTCGAGCTCGACGCCCTCTACTTCGAGCTGGACGGCACCTTCCCCCACCACGAGGCCAATCCGCTCGACCCCAAGAACATCGTCGACCTTCAGGCCCGGGTCCGGGCGACCGGGGCCGACATCGGGCTCGCCTTCGACGGCGACGCCGACCGCTGCTTCGTCGTGGACGAGCGCGGCGAACCGGTGTCCCCCTCCGCCATCACCGCCCTGGTCGCCGCCCGCGAGCTGGCCAAGCACCCGGGCGGCACGGTCATCCACAACTGCATCACCTCGTGGTCGGTCCCCGAGGTCGTCAAGGAGAGCGGCGGCACGCCCGTCCGCACCCGCGTGGGCCACTCCTTCATCAAGGCCGAGATGGCCCGCACCGGTGCGATCTTCGGCGGTGAGCACTCCGCGCACTACTACTTCCGCGACTTCTGGAACGCCGACACCGGCATGCTGGCCGCCCTGCACGTGCTGGCCGCGCTCGGCGGCCAGGAGGGTCCGCTGTCGGGGCTGGTCGGGCAGTACGACCGGTACGCCGCCTCCGGGGAGATCAACAGCACCGTCGACGACCAGACCGGCCGGATGGCGGCGGTCAAGGCGGCGTACGAAGGCCGCGAGGGCGTCGAACTCGACGAACTCGACGGCCTTACGGTCACCGCGGCCGACTGGTGGTTCAACCTCCGCCCCTCCAACACCGAGCCGCTGCTGCGCCTGAACGTGGAGGCGCGCGACGCCGGGACGGTGGCCGGCGTCCGCGACGAGGTCCTCTCCCTCGTCCGCGCGTAG
- a CDS encoding L-lactate permease: MFVQQLEPVADSLSLSALVAALPLVTVLVLLGGVRMRAHYAGPIGLVVAALVAWLPYGMPVGQTLSSAAQGALFGLFPIMWIVVNALWVYRMTVRTDHFDVLRRSFGRLSDDPRVQALVIAFCFGALLEALAGFGAPVAICSVMLVALGFDPVRAAVVALVANTAPVAFGAMATPVVTLAQVTGLPLHSVASVVGRQTPLLALVVPLLLVALVDGRRGLRETWVPALACGVAFAVAQFTVSNHLSVQLADIAAALIGAAALVAVPAARRPAEQRVRTAVLTGVRSDDLDREDPRPEVLRAYAPYALIVAIFSIAQIGPVKELLAKATRTVDWPFLDVAAPDGKPVGGNVFALPLLATGGTLVLVAGVATAAVLRVTARDALREWAATVRELRHAILTVTSVLALAYVMNLSGQAASIGHFVAAAGAGLAFLSPVLGWFGVAVSGSDTSANALFGALQVTAARESGLSPDLLAAANSSGGVLGKMISPQNLTIACAAVGLKGREGDLLRKVLPWSLALLLVMCLIVVAQSSSLLRWMLP, from the coding sequence GTGTTCGTGCAGCAGTTGGAGCCCGTCGCCGATTCACTCTCCCTGTCCGCCCTCGTCGCCGCGCTTCCCCTCGTCACCGTCCTCGTCCTGCTCGGCGGGGTGCGGATGCGCGCTCACTACGCGGGCCCCATCGGGCTCGTCGTCGCCGCCCTCGTCGCCTGGCTCCCGTACGGGATGCCCGTCGGCCAGACCCTCTCCAGCGCCGCCCAGGGAGCCCTCTTCGGCCTGTTCCCCATCATGTGGATCGTCGTCAACGCCCTGTGGGTGTACCGGATGACGGTCCGCACCGACCACTTCGACGTGCTGCGCCGCTCCTTCGGCCGGCTCTCGGACGACCCCCGCGTCCAGGCCCTGGTCATCGCCTTCTGCTTCGGCGCGCTCCTGGAGGCGCTCGCCGGGTTCGGCGCGCCGGTGGCGATCTGCTCGGTCATGCTCGTGGCGCTCGGCTTCGATCCGGTGCGCGCCGCCGTCGTCGCGCTCGTCGCCAACACCGCGCCGGTCGCCTTCGGCGCCATGGCCACCCCCGTGGTGACGCTCGCTCAGGTCACCGGGCTGCCGCTGCACTCCGTGGCCTCCGTAGTGGGCCGCCAGACCCCGTTGCTCGCCCTCGTCGTCCCGCTGCTGCTGGTCGCGCTCGTCGACGGGCGGCGCGGGCTGCGCGAGACCTGGGTGCCCGCGCTCGCCTGCGGAGTCGCCTTCGCCGTCGCCCAGTTCACCGTCTCCAACCACCTCTCCGTCCAGCTCGCCGACATCGCCGCGGCGCTGATCGGCGCGGCCGCCCTGGTGGCCGTGCCCGCCGCCCGGCGCCCCGCCGAGCAGCGGGTGCGTACCGCCGTGCTCACCGGCGTACGCAGCGACGACCTGGACCGCGAGGACCCGCGCCCTGAGGTGCTGCGCGCCTACGCCCCGTACGCGCTCATCGTCGCGATCTTCTCCATCGCCCAGATCGGCCCGGTCAAGGAGCTCCTGGCCAAGGCCACCCGCACCGTCGACTGGCCCTTCCTGGACGTCGCCGCCCCGGACGGGAAGCCGGTCGGCGGCAATGTCTTCGCCCTTCCGCTGCTCGCCACCGGCGGCACCCTGGTGCTGGTGGCGGGGGTGGCCACCGCCGCCGTGCTGCGGGTGACCGCGCGCGACGCGCTGCGGGAGTGGGCGGCCACGGTGCGGGAACTGCGCCATGCGATCCTTACGGTCACCTCGGTGCTCGCCCTCGCCTACGTCATGAACCTCTCCGGGCAGGCCGCCAGCATCGGTCACTTCGTCGCGGCCGCCGGGGCCGGACTGGCCTTCCTCTCCCCGGTGCTCGGCTGGTTCGGCGTCGCCGTCTCCGGCTCGGACACCTCCGCGAACGCCCTCTTCGGTGCCCTCCAGGTGACCGCCGCCCGGGAATCCGGGCTGTCACCGGATCTGCTCGCCGCCGCCAACAGCTCGGGCGGGGTGCTCGGCAAGATGATCTCCCCGCAGAACCTCACCATCGCCTGCGCGGCGGTCGGACTGAAGGGGCGCGAGGGGGATCTGCTCCGTAAGGTGCTGCCGTGGAGCCTCGCGCTGCTGCTCGTGATGTGCCTCATCGTCGTCGCGCAGTCGTCCTCCCTGCTGCGTTGGATGCTGCCGTGA
- the manA gene encoding mannose-6-phosphate isomerase, class I, whose product MDRLVNTVRPYAWGSTTAIPEFLGIRPSGEPQAEIWMGAHPGAPSRIDRGAGSVALSEVIAADPEGELGAEAVRLFGPRLPFLLKVLAAASPLSLQVHPDLAQAKEGFADEAERGVPADAPHRNYKDANHKPELICALTPFNGLCGFRDPNEAAELLAALEVDSLKPYVDILHAHPESHALREVLTAVLTADREAMAETVRLAAAAAERLGELGGPYAPAYAAYASIARHYPGDPGVIAAMLLNFVTLQPGEALYLGAGVPHAYLDGLGVEIMANSDNVLRCGLTPKHVDVPELLRVVRFESAAPAVLRPEADPSGEELYATPIDEFRLSRHVLADGAEPRPLPATGPQILLCVSGEVSLRGADGGGLPLTRGQSAFVRAGEQVALTGDGTVFRATVTA is encoded by the coding sequence ATGGACCGCCTCGTCAACACCGTGCGCCCCTACGCCTGGGGCTCCACCACCGCCATCCCCGAGTTCCTGGGCATCCGGCCGAGCGGCGAGCCGCAGGCCGAGATATGGATGGGGGCACACCCCGGGGCGCCGTCCCGGATCGACCGGGGCGCGGGGTCCGTCGCGCTCTCCGAGGTGATCGCCGCGGACCCCGAGGGCGAACTGGGCGCGGAGGCCGTAAGGCTCTTCGGACCGCGGCTGCCGTTCCTGCTGAAGGTGCTGGCCGCCGCCTCGCCGCTGTCGCTCCAGGTCCACCCCGACCTCGCGCAGGCCAAGGAGGGTTTCGCGGACGAGGCTGAGCGCGGCGTTCCGGCCGATGCCCCGCATCGCAACTACAAGGACGCCAACCACAAGCCCGAGCTGATATGCGCGCTCACGCCGTTCAACGGACTGTGTGGCTTCCGCGACCCGAATGAGGCGGCCGAACTGCTGGCCGCTCTTGAGGTCGACTCGCTCAAACCGTACGTCGACATCCTGCACGCCCACCCGGAGTCGCACGCCCTGCGCGAGGTGCTGACCGCCGTGCTGACCGCCGACCGGGAGGCGATGGCGGAGACCGTAAGGCTGGCCGCTGCCGCCGCCGAGCGGCTCGGCGAGCTGGGCGGTCCGTACGCCCCGGCGTACGCGGCGTACGCCTCCATCGCACGGCACTACCCGGGCGACCCCGGGGTGATCGCCGCGATGCTGCTCAACTTCGTGACCCTCCAGCCCGGCGAGGCGCTCTACCTCGGCGCCGGCGTTCCGCACGCCTATCTCGACGGGCTGGGCGTCGAGATCATGGCCAACTCCGACAATGTGCTGCGCTGCGGACTGACGCCCAAGCACGTGGACGTCCCCGAGCTGCTGCGCGTCGTCCGCTTCGAAAGCGCCGCCCCCGCCGTGCTGCGGCCCGAGGCCGACCCCTCCGGCGAGGAGCTGTACGCCACCCCGATCGACGAGTTCCGGCTCTCCCGCCACGTTCTCGCGGACGGGGCCGAGCCGCGCCCGCTGCCGGCGACCGGCCCGCAGATCCTGCTGTGCGTCTCGGGCGAGGTCTCCCTGCGGGGCGCGGACGGCGGCGGACTTCCGCTGACGCGCGGGCAGTCGGCCTTCGTACGGGCCGGCGAGCAGGTCGCGCTGACCGGTGACGGCACTGTGTTCCGGGCCACAGTGACCGCCTGA
- a CDS encoding SIS domain-containing protein, which translates to MLDESLLDAPEALARADTRGLLRAAAESGARIRTAARHAAEAGIGDLKPDGRPRAVLIAGPGAAGSCTADLLGALSGGNCPVSLIAPTGVAPAPGALRWTLPGWAGPLDLLVIATPDGTEPGLPRLVEQAYRRGCAIVAVAPGQSPLTGAVAQARGLMVPLATTPYVSAPYATGGYGTDPYTRGPHAPDAGEAEGALGAAPASHGTPSVPQPVEPPGTAPDEMTGPALPGTLWALLTPLLLLVDRIGLVSAPPAALQQVADRLDQVAERCGPAIATYTNPAKTLATELAGALPLLWTEGPVAAAAGRRFAGLLAALAGRPALVAELPGALAAHGTLLSGAFAGGADPDDFFRDRVEEPEALRARIVLLHDEPVGPVSAVPTARELALAHDTAFSELEPAEGSPLESAAELLAITDFTAVYLALASADRT; encoded by the coding sequence ATGCTCGACGAATCCCTCCTCGACGCCCCCGAGGCCCTCGCCCGCGCCGATACCCGCGGGCTGCTGCGGGCAGCCGCCGAATCCGGCGCCCGCATCCGCACCGCTGCCCGGCATGCCGCCGAGGCGGGGATCGGCGATCTCAAGCCGGACGGGCGGCCGCGCGCCGTCCTGATCGCGGGCCCGGGGGCGGCCGGAAGCTGCACCGCCGACCTCCTCGGCGCGCTCAGCGGGGGCAACTGCCCGGTCAGCCTGATCGCGCCCACCGGCGTCGCTCCCGCGCCGGGCGCGCTGCGCTGGACCCTGCCCGGCTGGGCGGGCCCGCTCGACCTGCTGGTCATCGCGACACCGGACGGTACGGAACCGGGCCTCCCGCGCCTTGTCGAGCAGGCGTACCGCCGCGGCTGCGCGATCGTCGCGGTGGCCCCGGGCCAGTCCCCGCTGACCGGCGCGGTCGCGCAGGCGCGCGGCCTGATGGTGCCGCTGGCCACGACGCCGTACGTCTCGGCCCCGTACGCCACGGGCGGGTACGGCACCGATCCGTACACCAGGGGCCCGCACGCACCCGATGCGGGCGAGGCCGAGGGCGCCCTGGGCGCGGCCCCCGCCTCCCACGGGACGCCGTCCGTCCCGCAGCCCGTCGAGCCGCCCGGCACCGCTCCCGACGAGATGACCGGCCCCGCGCTGCCCGGCACGCTGTGGGCCCTGCTCACCCCGCTGCTCCTGCTGGTCGACCGGATCGGGCTGGTGTCCGCGCCGCCCGCCGCGCTACAGCAGGTGGCCGACCGGCTGGACCAGGTGGCCGAGCGCTGCGGCCCGGCCATCGCCACGTACACCAACCCCGCCAAGACGCTCGCGACCGAGCTGGCCGGGGCGCTTCCGCTGCTGTGGACCGAGGGCCCGGTCGCGGCCGCCGCCGGGCGGCGTTTCGCGGGGCTGCTCGCGGCGCTCGCCGGGCGCCCCGCGCTGGTCGCCGAGCTTCCCGGCGCGCTCGCCGCGCACGGCACGCTGCTGAGCGGGGCGTTCGCGGGCGGGGCCGATCCGGACGACTTCTTCCGCGACCGGGTCGAGGAGCCCGAGGCGCTCCGCGCCCGGATCGTGTTGCTCCACGACGAGCCGGTGGGCCCCGTCTCGGCCGTGCCGACCGCGCGGGAGCTCGCGCTGGCGCACGACACCGCGTTCAGCGAGCTGGAACCGGCCGAGGGCAGCCCGCTGGAGAGCGCCGCGGAACTGCTCGCCATCACGGATTTCACCGCCGTTTACCTCGCGCTCGCTTCGGCGGATAGAACTTGA
- a CDS encoding DUF3499 domain-containing protein, which produces MESRRGPLKSAVPSNVVSPVRRCSRTACGRPAVATLTYVYADSTAVLGPLATYAEPHCYDLCSEHSERLTAPRGWEVVRLAVDTGPTRPSGDDLEALANAVREAARPHERAAGAAAGPGSPGSGPGAGPGHSGREGDPREVARRGHLRVLRSPEP; this is translated from the coding sequence GTGGAGAGTCGTCGCGGCCCGCTCAAGAGTGCGGTACCGTCCAACGTCGTGAGCCCTGTACGTCGCTGTTCGCGCACCGCCTGCGGCCGCCCCGCCGTCGCGACGCTGACGTACGTCTACGCGGACTCGACCGCCGTTCTCGGCCCGCTCGCCACCTATGCCGAACCCCACTGCTACGACCTGTGCTCGGAGCACTCGGAGCGGCTGACCGCTCCGCGCGGCTGGGAGGTCGTCCGGCTCGCCGTCGACACCGGCCCGACCCGGCCCAGCGGTGACGATCTGGAAGCGCTGGCCAACGCGGTGCGCGAGGCCGCCCGTCCGCATGAGCGCGCGGCGGGGGCGGCGGCCGGTCCGGGGAGTCCCGGTTCCGGTCCCGGGGCCGGCCCCGGGCACAGCGGCCGTGAGGGCGATCCGCGTGAGGTCGCGCGCCGTGGTCATCTGCGGGTCCTGCGCTCGCCCGAGCCCTGA
- a CDS encoding Trm112 family protein — translation MPLEAGLLEILACPACHAPLREEQSGEASELVCTGEGCGLAYPVRDGIPVLLVDEARRPA, via the coding sequence ATGCCGCTCGAAGCCGGTCTTCTGGAGATCCTCGCCTGCCCGGCGTGTCACGCCCCGCTGCGCGAGGAGCAGTCCGGTGAGGCCTCCGAGCTGGTGTGCACGGGTGAGGGGTGCGGTCTCGCGTACCCCGTCCGGGACGGCATCCCCGTGCTGCTCGTCGACGAGGCGCGCCGCCCGGCCTGA
- a CDS encoding metallopeptidase family protein has product MRGPIAPPQVPLSVSRAESFVDLVQDSAERLERRWPQLSAVDFTVLEVPMSGLGGPGSGGGPDGHGGADGWDGESVPLGRFIAARGDAPDRIVIYRRPVEIRAKNRDERALLVHEVVVEQVAELLGLAPESVDPRYGQD; this is encoded by the coding sequence ATGCGCGGCCCCATCGCGCCGCCCCAGGTGCCGCTCTCGGTCAGCCGGGCGGAATCCTTCGTCGACCTCGTGCAGGACTCGGCGGAGCGGCTGGAGAGACGCTGGCCACAGCTGTCCGCGGTCGACTTCACGGTGCTGGAGGTGCCCATGTCGGGCCTCGGCGGCCCGGGGTCCGGCGGGGGCCCGGACGGGCACGGCGGAGCCGACGGCTGGGACGGCGAGTCCGTACCGCTCGGGCGCTTCATCGCGGCTCGCGGGGACGCGCCGGACCGGATCGTGATCTACCGCCGCCCGGTCGAGATCCGGGCGAAGAACCGGGACGAGCGGGCACTGCTGGTGCACGAGGTCGTGGTCGAGCAGGTGGCGGAGCTGCTGGGGCTGGCCCCGGAGTCCGTGGACCCGCGGTACGGACAGGACTAG